A window of the Gasterosteus aculeatus chromosome 21, fGasAcu3.hap1.1, whole genome shotgun sequence genome harbors these coding sequences:
- the lnx2a gene encoding ligand of Numb protein X 2a isoform X1, with protein sequence MGSPGSEVGLTGPGEPASEALCPECGQIHRSWENHLFNYRLEVDDDLVCHICLQPLVQPLDTPCGHTFCARCLRSFLQERDFCPLDRTRLQMQACRRSSILVHKLLDKLSVSCPLTPVCSLSMPRCDLEAHLKHRCPGTRCQQTNMEGLRCESGDERAMVTSPPRSPRSPQTRLRGRTPSPPPPGPTNTRGNGPAWTADVGLDNPAFEESTEEEGVVGLECVVPRVKRPLSNPCIHLLRSVSSTSSGWDCPESPPLSAEEGCVKLPSLPEGEITTIEVHRANPYVELGISVVGGNETPLINVVIQEVYRDGVIARDGRLLAGDQILQVNNVDISNVPHSLARSTLARPCTTLQLTVLRERRCSSRAPPSSSSSSSTPAVPHAPCSTPEGAPSSPATLRITLHKRDTAEQLGIKLVRRTDESGVFVLDLLEGGLAAKDGKLRSNDRVLAVNDQDLRHGTPEQAAQIIQASGERVHLLIGRPTKPTPPPPPPKSSSTRDLYCLDHFLPNHSATPSPVPTHPSRTSTHRDLSQCVTCKEKHITVKKEPLESLGMTVAGGRGSKSGELPIFVTSVQPHGCLSRDGRIKRGDVLLSINGQDLTYLSHGEAVGTLKASAASPSVQLRVLEVSMVEEPDRDELLPHTHDRDFDANWSPSWVMWLGLPSYLHSSHEIVLRRSHPGSWGFSIVGGYEESHGNQAFFIKTIVLGTPAYYDGRLKCGDMIMAVNSLSTAGMSHSALVPMLKEQRSRVALTVVSWPGSLV encoded by the exons ATGGGCAGCCCGGGCAGCGAGGTGGGTCTAACCGGGCCGGGGGAGCCGGCCTCGGAGGCTCTGTGTCCCGAGTGTGGCCAGATCCACCGCAGCTGGGAGAACCACCTCTTCAACTACCGCCTGGAGGTGGACGACGACCTGGTGTGCCACATCTGCCTGCAGCCGCTGGTGCAGCCGCTGGACACGCCGTGCGGACACACCTTCTGCGCCCGCTGCCTGCGCAGCTTCCTCCAGGAGAGGGACTTCTGCCCGCTGGACAGGACGCGGCTGCAGATGCAGGCGTGCCGCAGATCCAGCATACTGGTGCACAAGCTGCTGGACAAGCTGTCCGTGtcctgccctttgacccccgtCTGCTCTCTTAGCATGCCAAGATGCGACCTGGAGGCGCACCTCAAACACAG GTGTCCCGGGACGAGGTGTCAGCAGACCAACATGGAAGGCCTGCGCTGTGAGAGCGGGGACGAGCGAGCGATGGTGACCAGCCCCCCCAGGTCGCCCCGCTCCCCACAGACACGGCTGAGGGGCCGcacgccctcccctcccccgcccgGGCCCACTAACACCCGCGGCAACGGGCCCGCGTGGACGGCCGACGTGGGCCTCGACAACCCCGCCTTTGAGGAGAGCACGGAGGAAGAAG GCGTGGTAGGGTTGGAGTGCGTGGTGCCCAGGGTGAAGCGGCCCCTCAGCAACCCCTGCATCCACCTCCTCCGCTCCGtcagctccacctcctccggctGGGACTGCCCCGAGTCTCCGCCTCTCTCGGCGGAAGAGG GCTGTGTGAAGTTGCCCTCGCTTCCCGAAGGAGAGATAACGACCATAGAGGTGCACCGGGCGAACCCGTATGTCGAGCTGGGCATCAGCGTCGTCGGTGGAAACGAGACGCCTCTCATCAACGTTGTGATTCAGGAAGTGTACAGAGACGGGGTGATTGCACGAGACGGGAGGCTGCTGGCCGGGGATCAGATACTCCAG GTGAACAACGTGGACATCAGTAATGTCCCCCACAGCTTGGCCCGCTCCACGCTGGCCCGCCCCTGCACCACTTTGCAGCTGACCGTGCTCCGGGAGCGCCGCTGCTCCTCCCGggcacctccctcctcctcctcctcctcctccaccccggcCGTGCCCCACGCGCCGTGCTCCACCCCCGAGGGCGCCCCGTCCAGCCCGGCCACCCTGAGAATCACCCTGCACAAGAGGGACACGGCGGAGCAGCTGGGCATTAAGCTGGTGAGGCGGACGGACGAGTCCGGGGTGTTCGTGTTGGATCTGTTGGAGGGAGGCCTGGCGGCGAAGGACGGCAAGCTGAGGAGCAACGACCGCGTGCTGGCGGTCAACGACCAGGACCTACGCCACGGCACCCCTGAGCAGGCAGCACAGATCATACAG GCGAGTGGCGAGCGAGTCCACCTGCTGATTGGCCGACCCACCAAACcaactcctcctccgccgccgccgaaaTCAAGCTCCACCAGAGACCTCTACTGCCTTGATCACTTCCTGCCTAACCACAGCGCCACCCCGAGCCCTGTGCCAACACACCCCTCCCGCACCAGCACCCACAGA GACCTTTCCCAGTGTGTGACCTGTAAAGAGAAACACATCACTGTGAAGAAGGAGCCCCTGGAATCTCTAGGCATGACCGTGGCGGGAGGGCGGGGCAGCAAGAGCGGCGAGCTGCCCATCTTCGTGACGAGCGTCCAGCCACACGGCTGCCTGTCGAGGGACGGCCGAATCAAACGAG GCGACGTCCTGCTGAGCATCAACGGGCAGGACCTGACGTACCTGAGCCACGGCGAGGCGGTGGGCACCCTGAAGGCCAGCGCCGCCTCGCCCTCGGTGCAGCTGCGGGTGCTGGAGGTCAGCATGGTGGAGGAGCCCGACCGCGACGAGCTGCTGCCTCACACGCACGACCGCGACTTTGACGCCAACTGGTCCCCGTCGTGGGTCATGTGGCTGGGCCTCCCCAG CTACCTTCACAGTAGTCATGAGATTGTTCTGCGGAGGAGCCACCCGGGCAGCTGGGGCTTCAGCATCGTTGGGGGTTACGAGGAAAGTCACGGCAACCAGGCGTTCTTTATCAAGACCATCGTCCTTGGCACACCTGCATACTACGACGGCCGCCTCAA GTGCGGCGATATGATCATGGCAGTCAACAGCCTGTCGACAGCGGGAATGAGCCACTCGGCGCTGGTGCCCATGCTGAAGGAGCAGCGCAGCCGGGTGGCGCTCACCGTGGTCTCCTGGCCCGGCAGCCTGGTGTAG
- the lnx2a gene encoding ligand of Numb protein X 2a isoform X2 yields MLSNFNTRDLFNHFFCETAKGNPGLWCPGTRCQQTNMEGLRCESGDERAMVTSPPRSPRSPQTRLRGRTPSPPPPGPTNTRGNGPAWTADVGLDNPAFEESTEEEGVVGLECVVPRVKRPLSNPCIHLLRSVSSTSSGWDCPESPPLSAEEGCVKLPSLPEGEITTIEVHRANPYVELGISVVGGNETPLINVVIQEVYRDGVIARDGRLLAGDQILQVNNVDISNVPHSLARSTLARPCTTLQLTVLRERRCSSRAPPSSSSSSSTPAVPHAPCSTPEGAPSSPATLRITLHKRDTAEQLGIKLVRRTDESGVFVLDLLEGGLAAKDGKLRSNDRVLAVNDQDLRHGTPEQAAQIIQASGERVHLLIGRPTKPTPPPPPPKSSSTRDLYCLDHFLPNHSATPSPVPTHPSRTSTHRDLSQCVTCKEKHITVKKEPLESLGMTVAGGRGSKSGELPIFVTSVQPHGCLSRDGRIKRGDVLLSINGQDLTYLSHGEAVGTLKASAASPSVQLRVLEVSMVEEPDRDELLPHTHDRDFDANWSPSWVMWLGLPSYLHSSHEIVLRRSHPGSWGFSIVGGYEESHGNQAFFIKTIVLGTPAYYDGRLKCGDMIMAVNSLSTAGMSHSALVPMLKEQRSRVALTVVSWPGSLV; encoded by the exons ATGCTGAGCAACTTCAACACCAGAGACCTTTTCAACCATTTCTTCTGCGAGACAGCCAAGGGCAACCCCGGCCTGTG GTGTCCCGGGACGAGGTGTCAGCAGACCAACATGGAAGGCCTGCGCTGTGAGAGCGGGGACGAGCGAGCGATGGTGACCAGCCCCCCCAGGTCGCCCCGCTCCCCACAGACACGGCTGAGGGGCCGcacgccctcccctcccccgcccgGGCCCACTAACACCCGCGGCAACGGGCCCGCGTGGACGGCCGACGTGGGCCTCGACAACCCCGCCTTTGAGGAGAGCACGGAGGAAGAAG GCGTGGTAGGGTTGGAGTGCGTGGTGCCCAGGGTGAAGCGGCCCCTCAGCAACCCCTGCATCCACCTCCTCCGCTCCGtcagctccacctcctccggctGGGACTGCCCCGAGTCTCCGCCTCTCTCGGCGGAAGAGG GCTGTGTGAAGTTGCCCTCGCTTCCCGAAGGAGAGATAACGACCATAGAGGTGCACCGGGCGAACCCGTATGTCGAGCTGGGCATCAGCGTCGTCGGTGGAAACGAGACGCCTCTCATCAACGTTGTGATTCAGGAAGTGTACAGAGACGGGGTGATTGCACGAGACGGGAGGCTGCTGGCCGGGGATCAGATACTCCAG GTGAACAACGTGGACATCAGTAATGTCCCCCACAGCTTGGCCCGCTCCACGCTGGCCCGCCCCTGCACCACTTTGCAGCTGACCGTGCTCCGGGAGCGCCGCTGCTCCTCCCGggcacctccctcctcctcctcctcctcctccaccccggcCGTGCCCCACGCGCCGTGCTCCACCCCCGAGGGCGCCCCGTCCAGCCCGGCCACCCTGAGAATCACCCTGCACAAGAGGGACACGGCGGAGCAGCTGGGCATTAAGCTGGTGAGGCGGACGGACGAGTCCGGGGTGTTCGTGTTGGATCTGTTGGAGGGAGGCCTGGCGGCGAAGGACGGCAAGCTGAGGAGCAACGACCGCGTGCTGGCGGTCAACGACCAGGACCTACGCCACGGCACCCCTGAGCAGGCAGCACAGATCATACAG GCGAGTGGCGAGCGAGTCCACCTGCTGATTGGCCGACCCACCAAACcaactcctcctccgccgccgccgaaaTCAAGCTCCACCAGAGACCTCTACTGCCTTGATCACTTCCTGCCTAACCACAGCGCCACCCCGAGCCCTGTGCCAACACACCCCTCCCGCACCAGCACCCACAGA GACCTTTCCCAGTGTGTGACCTGTAAAGAGAAACACATCACTGTGAAGAAGGAGCCCCTGGAATCTCTAGGCATGACCGTGGCGGGAGGGCGGGGCAGCAAGAGCGGCGAGCTGCCCATCTTCGTGACGAGCGTCCAGCCACACGGCTGCCTGTCGAGGGACGGCCGAATCAAACGAG GCGACGTCCTGCTGAGCATCAACGGGCAGGACCTGACGTACCTGAGCCACGGCGAGGCGGTGGGCACCCTGAAGGCCAGCGCCGCCTCGCCCTCGGTGCAGCTGCGGGTGCTGGAGGTCAGCATGGTGGAGGAGCCCGACCGCGACGAGCTGCTGCCTCACACGCACGACCGCGACTTTGACGCCAACTGGTCCCCGTCGTGGGTCATGTGGCTGGGCCTCCCCAG CTACCTTCACAGTAGTCATGAGATTGTTCTGCGGAGGAGCCACCCGGGCAGCTGGGGCTTCAGCATCGTTGGGGGTTACGAGGAAAGTCACGGCAACCAGGCGTTCTTTATCAAGACCATCGTCCTTGGCACACCTGCATACTACGACGGCCGCCTCAA GTGCGGCGATATGATCATGGCAGTCAACAGCCTGTCGACAGCGGGAATGAGCCACTCGGCGCTGGTGCCCATGCTGAAGGAGCAGCGCAGCCGGGTGGCGCTCACCGTGGTCTCCTGGCCCGGCAGCCTGGTGTAG
- the lnx2a gene encoding ligand of Numb protein X 2a isoform X3, producing the protein MEGLRCESGDERAMVTSPPRSPRSPQTRLRGRTPSPPPPGPTNTRGNGPAWTADVGLDNPAFEESTEEEGVVGLECVVPRVKRPLSNPCIHLLRSVSSTSSGWDCPESPPLSAEEGCVKLPSLPEGEITTIEVHRANPYVELGISVVGGNETPLINVVIQEVYRDGVIARDGRLLAGDQILQVNNVDISNVPHSLARSTLARPCTTLQLTVLRERRCSSRAPPSSSSSSSTPAVPHAPCSTPEGAPSSPATLRITLHKRDTAEQLGIKLVRRTDESGVFVLDLLEGGLAAKDGKLRSNDRVLAVNDQDLRHGTPEQAAQIIQASGERVHLLIGRPTKPTPPPPPPKSSSTRDLYCLDHFLPNHSATPSPVPTHPSRTSTHRDLSQCVTCKEKHITVKKEPLESLGMTVAGGRGSKSGELPIFVTSVQPHGCLSRDGRIKRGDVLLSINGQDLTYLSHGEAVGTLKASAASPSVQLRVLEVSMVEEPDRDELLPHTHDRDFDANWSPSWVMWLGLPSYLHSSHEIVLRRSHPGSWGFSIVGGYEESHGNQAFFIKTIVLGTPAYYDGRLKCGDMIMAVNSLSTAGMSHSALVPMLKEQRSRVALTVVSWPGSLV; encoded by the exons ATGGAAGGCCTGCGCTGTGAGAGCGGGGACGAGCGAGCGATGGTGACCAGCCCCCCCAGGTCGCCCCGCTCCCCACAGACACGGCTGAGGGGCCGcacgccctcccctcccccgcccgGGCCCACTAACACCCGCGGCAACGGGCCCGCGTGGACGGCCGACGTGGGCCTCGACAACCCCGCCTTTGAGGAGAGCACGGAGGAAGAAG GCGTGGTAGGGTTGGAGTGCGTGGTGCCCAGGGTGAAGCGGCCCCTCAGCAACCCCTGCATCCACCTCCTCCGCTCCGtcagctccacctcctccggctGGGACTGCCCCGAGTCTCCGCCTCTCTCGGCGGAAGAGG GCTGTGTGAAGTTGCCCTCGCTTCCCGAAGGAGAGATAACGACCATAGAGGTGCACCGGGCGAACCCGTATGTCGAGCTGGGCATCAGCGTCGTCGGTGGAAACGAGACGCCTCTCATCAACGTTGTGATTCAGGAAGTGTACAGAGACGGGGTGATTGCACGAGACGGGAGGCTGCTGGCCGGGGATCAGATACTCCAG GTGAACAACGTGGACATCAGTAATGTCCCCCACAGCTTGGCCCGCTCCACGCTGGCCCGCCCCTGCACCACTTTGCAGCTGACCGTGCTCCGGGAGCGCCGCTGCTCCTCCCGggcacctccctcctcctcctcctcctcctccaccccggcCGTGCCCCACGCGCCGTGCTCCACCCCCGAGGGCGCCCCGTCCAGCCCGGCCACCCTGAGAATCACCCTGCACAAGAGGGACACGGCGGAGCAGCTGGGCATTAAGCTGGTGAGGCGGACGGACGAGTCCGGGGTGTTCGTGTTGGATCTGTTGGAGGGAGGCCTGGCGGCGAAGGACGGCAAGCTGAGGAGCAACGACCGCGTGCTGGCGGTCAACGACCAGGACCTACGCCACGGCACCCCTGAGCAGGCAGCACAGATCATACAG GCGAGTGGCGAGCGAGTCCACCTGCTGATTGGCCGACCCACCAAACcaactcctcctccgccgccgccgaaaTCAAGCTCCACCAGAGACCTCTACTGCCTTGATCACTTCCTGCCTAACCACAGCGCCACCCCGAGCCCTGTGCCAACACACCCCTCCCGCACCAGCACCCACAGA GACCTTTCCCAGTGTGTGACCTGTAAAGAGAAACACATCACTGTGAAGAAGGAGCCCCTGGAATCTCTAGGCATGACCGTGGCGGGAGGGCGGGGCAGCAAGAGCGGCGAGCTGCCCATCTTCGTGACGAGCGTCCAGCCACACGGCTGCCTGTCGAGGGACGGCCGAATCAAACGAG GCGACGTCCTGCTGAGCATCAACGGGCAGGACCTGACGTACCTGAGCCACGGCGAGGCGGTGGGCACCCTGAAGGCCAGCGCCGCCTCGCCCTCGGTGCAGCTGCGGGTGCTGGAGGTCAGCATGGTGGAGGAGCCCGACCGCGACGAGCTGCTGCCTCACACGCACGACCGCGACTTTGACGCCAACTGGTCCCCGTCGTGGGTCATGTGGCTGGGCCTCCCCAG CTACCTTCACAGTAGTCATGAGATTGTTCTGCGGAGGAGCCACCCGGGCAGCTGGGGCTTCAGCATCGTTGGGGGTTACGAGGAAAGTCACGGCAACCAGGCGTTCTTTATCAAGACCATCGTCCTTGGCACACCTGCATACTACGACGGCCGCCTCAA GTGCGGCGATATGATCATGGCAGTCAACAGCCTGTCGACAGCGGGAATGAGCCACTCGGCGCTGGTGCCCATGCTGAAGGAGCAGCGCAGCCGGGTGGCGCTCACCGTGGTCTCCTGGCCCGGCAGCCTGGTGTAG
- the gtf3ab gene encoding general transcription factor IIIA, b, whose amino-acid sequence MGERLQSPKMYICSFSDCKAAFSKSWKLEAHLCKHTGLKPFSCENCDQSFCTRYQLTKHELHHSGEKTHKCPADGCSRVFVTNGSMKNHVARAHQQQEKQYPCDHQGCGKGFNKRNQLKAHKCEHLQILPFPCTISGCTKALPTHGKLKRHEKVHRGYQCEQEACPFQGNTWTEYLQHRKEHKVKVQCGECKKLFNNAWFLHQHGLRVHAGEKPQQQLLCPKEGCGKRFTRPFNLESHVLGDHEGKKPFSCVYAGCGKSFAMKESLWRHGVVHDVTKKKLKKVPKKKTWVKAVQVRQANQAEANKLAEKLHNATLKGD is encoded by the exons ATGGGGGAGAGGTTGCAAAGTCCCAAAATGTACATTTGCTCTTTTTCTGATTGTAAAGCTGCATTTAGTAAGTCCTGGAAGTTGGAAGCACATCTTTGCAAACACACAGGATTG AAGCCGTTCTCCTGCGAGAACTGCGACCAGAGCTTTTGCACTCGCTATCAACTCACCAAACATGAGCTCCATCACAGTGGGGAGAAAACGCACAA GTGTCCGGCTGACGGATGCTCCAGGGTCTTTGTCACAAACGGCAGCATGAAGAACCACGTGGCTCGAGCTCACCAGCAACAGGAGAAACAATATCCG TGTGACCATCAGGGCTGTGGAAAAGGTTTCAACAAGCGGAACCAACTCAAAGCCCACAAGTGTGAGCACTTGCAGATTCTTCCATTTCC TTGTACCATCAGCGGCTGCACAAAGGCACTTCCCACCCATGGAAAACTAAAGCGTCATGAGAAAGTACATAGAG GTTACCAGTGTGAGCAGGAAGCCTGTCCTTTCCAGGGAAATACTTGGACAGAATATCTGCAGCACAGGAAAGAACACAAAG TCAAGGTGCAGTGTGGCGAGTGTAAGAAGCTGTTTAACAACGCATGGTTCCTGCACCAGCATGGGCTGCGTGTCCACGCTGGGGAgaagccgcagcagcagctgctgtgccCAAAGGAGGGTTGTGGGAAAAGGTTCACGCGTCCCTTCAACTTGGAGAGTCACGTACTGGGAGACCATGAGGGCAAGAAGCCCTTTAGCTGTGTGTATGCCGGCTGCGGCAAGAGCTTCGCCATGAAG gaGAGCCTGTGGCGACATGGAGTGGTGCATGACGTGACAAAGAAAAAACTCAAG AAAGTTCCTAAAAAGAAGACCTGGGTTAAGGCCGTGCAGGTCAGACAGGCCAACCAAGCAGAGGCCAACAAGCTTGCTGAGAAGCTGCACAATGCAACTTTAAAGGGTGACTAA
- the rpl21 gene encoding large ribosomal subunit protein eL21, giving the protein MTNTRGKRRGTRYMFSRQFRKHGPIPLSTYMRIYKKGDIVDIKGTGTIQKGMPHKCYHGKTGRVYNVTQHAVGIIVNKQVKGRILAKRINVRIEHVKHSKSRDSFLQRVKENEAKKKEAKVNGTWVDLKRQPAPPRDAHFVSTKNNQPQLLEPIPYEFMA; this is encoded by the exons ATGACGAACACCAGAGGCAAGAGGAGGGGGACCCGGTACATGTTCAGCAGGCAATTCCGCAAGCATG GCCCAATTCCCCTGTCAACATACATGCGCATCTACAAGAAGGGCGACATCGTTGACATCAAG GGCACAGGCACCATCCAGAAAGGAATGCCCCACAAGTGTTACCATGGCAAGACAGGACGTGTGTACAATGTAACCCAGCACGCTGTCGGCATTATTGTCAACAAGCAGGTTAA GGGCAGGATCCTGGCCAAGAGGATCAACGTGCGCATTGAGCACGTGAAGCACTCAAAGAGCAGAGACAGTTTCCTGCAGCGCGTCAAAGAGAACGAGGCCAAAAAGAAGGAGGCCAAGGTGAACGGCACCTGGGTGGACCTGAAGCGTCAG CCCGCTCCTCCTCGTGATGCTCACTTTGTCAGCACCAAGAACAACCAGCCTCAGCTGCTGGAGCCCATCCCCTATGAGTTCATGGCATAA
- the usp12a gene encoding ubiquitin carboxyl-terminal hydrolase 12A: MEILMTVSKFASFCTMGANASALEKEIGSEQFPVNEHYFGLVNFGNTCYCNSVLQALYFCRPFREKILAYRSQPRRKENLLTCLADLFHSIANQKRKVGVIPPKKFITRLRKENELFDNYMQQDAHEFLNYLLNTIADLLQEERKQDKTNGRLANGTLDSQNNNSNATPAPTWVHEIFQGTLTNETRCLTCETISSKDEDFLDLSVDVEQNTSITHCLRGFSNTETLCSEYKYYCEECRSKQEAHKRMRVKKLPMILALHLKRFKYMEQLQRYTKLSYRVVFPLELRLFNTSGDATNPERLYDLVAVVVHCGSGPNRGHYIAIVKSHDFWLLFDDDIVEKIDAQAIEEFYGLTSEISKNSESGYILFYQSRD, encoded by the exons ATGGAAATCCTAATGACAGTCTCCAAATTTGCCTCTTTTTGTACCATG GGCGCCAATGCCTCTGCTCTGGAGAAAGAGATTGGATCTGAGCAGTTTCCGGTCAATGAGCACTACTTTGGCCTGGTCAAC TTTGGAAACACCTGCTACTGCAACTCGGTGCTGCAGGCTCTCTACTTCTGCCGACCGTTTCGGGAGAAGATCTTGGCGTACCGCAGTCAGCCTCGGCGGAAGGAGAACCTGCTCACCTGCCTGGCCGACCTGTTTCACAGTATTGCCAACCAGAAGAGGAAAGTGGGAGTGATACCACCAAAGAAGTTCATCACACGGCTTCGCAAAGAGAACG AGCTGTTTGACAATTACATGCAGCAGGATGCCCATGAATTCCTGAACTACCTCCTCAACACCATCGCAGATCTGCTtcaggaggagagaaagcaggacaagaCCAACGGCCGCCTCGCCAACGGCACATTAGACTctcagaacaacaacagcaatgCCACGCCCGCTCCAACCTGGGTCCATGAGATCTTTCAAGGCACTCTCACCAATGAGACGCGCTGCCTTACCTGTGAAACG atTAGCAGCAAAGATGAGGATTTTTTGGACCTTTCCGTGGATGTAGAACAGAACACCTCCATCACGCACTGCCTCAG AGGTTTCAGTAACACGGAGACACTGTGCAGCGAGTACAAATACTACTGTGAAGAATGTAGAAGCAAGCAGGAGGCACACAAGAG GATGCGTGTCAAGAAGCTGCCAATGATCTTGGCGCTGCACCTGAAGCGCTTCAAGTacatggagcagctgcagcgctACACCAAGCTGTCCTATCGCGTCGTCTTCCCCCTGGAGCTCCGCCTCTTCAACACCTCCGGGGACGCCACCAATCCGGAGAGGCTGTACGACCTGGTGGCTGTggtggtgcattgtgggag tgGGCCAAACAGGGGTCACTACATTGCCATCGTGAAAAGTCATGACTTCTGGTTGCTGTTTGACGATGATATTGTTGAG AAAATCGACGCGCAGGCCATAGAGGAATTCTACGGCCTGACTTCTGAAATCTCCAAGAACTCCGAGTCGGGCTACATCCTCTTCTACCAGTCCAGAGACTGA
- the gpr12 gene encoding G-protein coupled receptor 12, whose amino-acid sequence MSEGPPVTSSWLTADPTAWASGGPMDNSTGPGTSPPDSFHPGRMPLLINPWDIVLCTSGTLIACENALVVLVIWQNPALRAPMFLLIGSLALADLLAGLGLVLHFTCAYLLHSESAQLLTVGLVVASFSASVFSLLAITIDRYLSLYYALTYNSERTAVFTYTMLVLLWGLSLCLGLLPVTGVNCLAEEAACSVVRPLTKNNIAVLSVSFLLLFGLMLQLYVQICKIVMRHAHQIALQHHFLAATPHYVTTRKGVSTLAIILGTFAACWMPFTVYSLIADYTYPPLYTYATLVPATYNSIINPVIYAFRNQEIQKALWLVCCGCIPASVAQRARTPSDV is encoded by the coding sequence ATGAGTGAAGGGCCACCGGTCACCTCCAGCTGGCTGACCGCCGACCCCACCGCTTGGGCCAGCGGGGGACCGATGGACAACAGCACCGGCCCGGGGACTTCCCCGCCGGACTCCTTCCACCCCGGCCGGATGCCCCTGTTGATCAACCCCTGGGACATCGTGCTGTGCACATCTGGGACTCTGATAGCCTGCGAGAACgccctggtggtgctggtgatcTGGCAGAACCCGGCGCTCCGGgctcccatgttcctgctgatCGGCAGCCTGGCGCTGGCCGACCTGCTGGCCGGCCTGGGCTTGGTGCTCCACTTCACCTGTGCCTACTTGCTCCACTCCGAATCGGCCCAGTTGCTGACCGTGGGCCTGGTGGTGGCCTCTTTCTCCGCCTCCGTCTTCAGCCTGCTGGCCATCACCATCGACCGCTACCTGTCGCTGTACTACGCCCTCACCTACAACTCTGAGCGGACGGCGGTCTTCACCTACACCATGCTGGTGCTTCTGTGGGGCCTCTCGCTGTGTCTGGGCCTGCTGCCGGTCACGGGGGTCAACTGCCTGGCGGAGGAGGCCGCGTGCAGCGTGGTGCGCCCGCTGACCAAGAACAACATCGCCGTGCTGTCCgtttccttcctgctgctcttcggCCTCATGCTGCAGCTCTACGTCCAGATCTGCAAGATCGTGATGCGCCACGCTCACCAGATCGCCCTGCAGCACCACTTCCTGGCCGCCACGCCCCACTACGTCACCACGCGGAAGGGCGTGTCCACGTTGGCGATCATCCTGGGCACTTTCGCCGCCTGCTGGATGCCCTTCACCGTCTACTCCCTCATCGCTGACTACACCTACCCGCCCCTTTACACCTACGCCACCCTGGTACCCGCCACCTACAACTCCATCATCAACCCGGTCATCTACGCCTTCAGGAACCAGGAGATCCAGAAGGCGCTGTGGCTGGTGTGCTGCGGATGCATTCCCGCCAGCGTGGCCCAGCGCGCACGGACCCCTAGTGACGTCTGA